In Trichocoleus desertorum NBK24, the following are encoded in one genomic region:
- a CDS encoding Dps family protein → MRKLNIGLTEEQRQGVVGLLNRDLSDAYLLLIKTKKYHWDVVGPQFRSLHQMWEEHYQALTENIDMIAERVRMLGGYPVGTAQGFLENATIQEHGGDVPTAEQMVFNLVGDHEQVIRNLRDHVDQCGENFHDQGTADFLTGLMEQHEEMAWMLRSFIEGQSIQPDGQTSAEPKLTVAAG, encoded by the coding sequence ATGCGTAAGTTAAACATTGGTTTGACCGAAGAACAGCGTCAAGGCGTGGTTGGTTTGCTCAATCGCGACTTGTCTGATGCTTATTTACTTTTGATCAAAACTAAGAAGTACCACTGGGATGTCGTGGGTCCTCAATTCCGCTCTCTACATCAGATGTGGGAAGAGCATTACCAGGCTCTAACCGAAAATATTGATATGATCGCTGAGCGAGTTCGGATGTTGGGCGGCTATCCTGTAGGTACTGCTCAAGGCTTTTTAGAAAACGCAACCATTCAAGAGCATGGCGGTGACGTTCCCACAGCGGAGCAAATGGTCTTTAACTTGGTCGGTGACCACGAGCAGGTAATTCGTAATCTGCGCGACCATGTGGATCAGTGCGGCGAAAACTTCCATGATCAAGGAACGGCTGACTTCCTCACAGGCTTGATGGAACAGCATGAAGAAATGGCTTGGATGTTACGTTCCTTTATTGAAGGACAATCCATTCAACCTGATGGTCAGACTAGCGCTGAACCTAAGCTAACAGTTGCTGCTGGCTAG
- a CDS encoding response regulator, giving the protein MPITKLCNSTTVKKRVLIVEDNDLHRLITHDCLEAEGYTVLSLPDGLNFFPSVAKFQPDLLLLDLKLPCIDGFTLLQQLKASPWSSIPVIIASAYAFQSEKQKAIDLGASSYLTKPIALENLVKTIEAQLEATCSVL; this is encoded by the coding sequence ATGCCAATTACTAAGCTTTGCAATTCAACAACGGTTAAAAAGCGAGTTTTGATTGTTGAGGACAATGATCTTCATCGCCTAATCACTCATGATTGCTTAGAAGCTGAGGGTTACACCGTTCTTAGCCTGCCTGATGGCCTCAACTTCTTTCCATCTGTAGCCAAGTTTCAGCCCGACTTGCTCTTGCTCGATCTCAAATTGCCCTGTATTGATGGTTTTACACTGTTACAGCAGTTGAAAGCATCTCCTTGGTCTTCTATTCCAGTAATTATTGCCTCTGCTTATGCATTCCAGAGTGAGAAGCAAAAAGCGATCGATTTAGGAGCTAGTTCTTATCTCACAAAACCGATCGCTCTTGAGAATTTAGTAAAAACAATTGAAGCTCAGCTAGAAGCTACCTGCTCAGTTCTATGA
- a CDS encoding tyrosine-type recombinase/integrase, giving the protein MPTNPGPDFLVFTTVKGCTIDSGNFRERLWVKVLKRSGVPYRKLHTIRHTLISHAIEQGIPMTGIAYLAGHKDTRMVIQTYGHIVNRPDLPEMPI; this is encoded by the coding sequence ATGCCTACTAACCCCGGCCCAGATTTCTTAGTCTTCACAACTGTTAAGGGTTGCACTATTGACTCTGGAAACTTTAGGGAGCGGTTATGGGTTAAGGTGCTCAAGCGATCGGGAGTGCCTTATAGGAAGCTCCACACTATTAGGCACACCTTGATCAGTCACGCCATAGAACAAGGCATCCCAATGACGGGAATCGCTTATCTGGCTGGTCACAAGGACACAAGGATGGTGATCCAGACTTATGGGCACATAGTTAATAGACCTGACTTGCCAGAAATGCCTATCTGA
- a CDS encoding ADP-ribosylglycohydrolase family protein: MKPNVGALKSIVDPMKHSKVLAGLMGLCIGDALGVPVEFSTREERTQHPVLDMNSHNAWNELPGTWSDDSSLTFCLADSLCNGFSLQAIADSFCDWYYEQKWTARGKVFDIGITTQMAIEKLRRGVPPLQAGDTVERSNGNGSLMRILPLAYYYKTWDFSVLLERVHQVSCITHAHPRSQMACGIYISVAIALLEGRNPKVAYQEGLDRVELVYQRYPYSQERTHFERVFSGQIDALPIESINSEGYVIDTLEASLWCLLNTSSYVEAVLKAVNLGEDTDTTAAVTGGLAGIYYGVEGIPVEWMNTIARKDDIIALANRLEVAIYQ; encoded by the coding sequence ATGAAGCCAAATGTGGGAGCACTGAAAAGTATTGTTGATCCTATGAAACACTCAAAGGTACTAGCTGGTCTAATGGGTCTTTGCATAGGGGACGCTCTTGGCGTTCCTGTTGAGTTTTCAACTCGTGAAGAACGAACTCAACACCCTGTTCTTGATATGAACAGCCACAATGCCTGGAATGAACTTCCTGGTACTTGGTCTGATGATAGTTCTCTAACCTTCTGTCTAGCTGATTCTCTCTGCAATGGCTTTTCGTTGCAGGCGATCGCCGATTCCTTTTGTGACTGGTATTACGAGCAAAAGTGGACTGCACGAGGGAAAGTGTTTGATATTGGAATTACGACACAAATGGCGATTGAGAAACTGCGTCGAGGAGTACCACCTTTACAGGCAGGAGACACTGTAGAACGTAGCAATGGCAATGGCTCTTTGATGCGAATCTTGCCACTGGCCTATTACTATAAAACTTGGGATTTCTCGGTGTTACTTGAACGAGTTCATCAAGTCTCTTGCATTACTCACGCGCATCCTCGCTCACAAATGGCTTGCGGTATTTATATCAGTGTCGCCATTGCTCTATTAGAGGGTAGAAATCCTAAAGTAGCGTATCAAGAAGGGTTAGACCGAGTTGAACTGGTTTACCAAAGGTACCCTTACAGCCAAGAGAGAACTCATTTTGAACGAGTATTTAGCGGTCAAATTGATGCTTTACCGATTGAGAGTATTAATTCTGAAGGTTACGTAATTGATACCTTAGAAGCTAGTTTGTGGTGTTTGTTGAATACGTCCTCCTATGTAGAAGCAGTTCTAAAGGCTGTTAACTTGGGTGAGGATACAGATACTACGGCAGCAGTCACTGGAGGTTTGGCAGGTATTTACTACGGAGTCGAAGGCATCCCAGTGGAGTGGATGAATACAATTGCTCGTAAGGACGACATTATTGCTTTAGCAAATCGTCTAGAAGTGGCAATCTACCAGTGA